In Carya illinoinensis cultivar Pawnee chromosome 16, C.illinoinensisPawnee_v1, whole genome shotgun sequence, a single window of DNA contains:
- the LOC122298445 gene encoding protein TIFY 6B isoform X2 gives MERDFLGLTSKNVSVNMEANEDSNNSELRRSGMQWPFSNKISAGPQFLSFRATQEDHSPRKTLHDPLASSGSMTISSADVLDTNQKPYSGVIQKNLSFDKQVENQYAMKVYPLQHHDAYSIHRSRKVRVFPVSNQQNQTSTVALGTTVLQSHQVSTGQNMVGSTIKPKPHRVTAPVSVLPSTGSVVGTTDLRNGSKFSGAPAQLTVFYAGSVSVYDDITPERALAIMLLGGNGSSTADDMTLSTTQEPSPFDGMIKNRSHTTTLFPGPPNPLSFPSQACSQLGVGASGTNESERVKPMETSSESHKVFSLAEHAGTTLIPTVGLPQARKASLARFLEKRKERVMHISPYNVSKQSPGCSTPRSDTGSSQPTSMN, from the exons ATGGAGAGGGACTTTCTGGGTTTGACCTCCAAAAACGTTTCTGTAAACATGGAGGCCAATGAAGATTCAAATAACTCAG AGCTGAGACGTTCAGGGATGCAGTGGCCATTCTCAAACAAGATTTCTGCAGGACCTCAGTTCCTGTCTTTCAGGGCTACTCAAGAAGATCATAGTCCCagaaagactctgcatgatccACTGGCATCATCTGGATCTATGACTATTTCATCTGCTGATGTTTTGGACACTAACCAGAAACCATACTCTGGGGTAATCCAG aaGAATTTGAGTTTTGATAAGCAAGTGGAGAACCAGTATGCAATGAAAGTCTATCCTTTACAACACCATGATGCCTATTCAATTCATCGCTCCCGGAAAGTGAGAGTATTCCCAGTCTCCAATCAACAAAATCAAACTAGTACGGTTGCTTTGGGCACTACTGTGCTTCAATCTCACCAGGTTTCTACTGGCCAGAACATGGTTGGGTCTACCATAAAACCGAAACCTCATAGGGTCACAGCTCCTGTTTCTGTTCTTCCTTCCACAGGTTCTGTGGTTGGTACCACCGATCTCAG GAATGGTTCAAAATTCTCTGGGGCACCTGCTCAGCTGACTGTCTTTTATGCTGGTTCAGTGAGCGTTTATGATGATATTACTCCTGAAAGG GCTCTGGCCATTATGTTACTGGGTGGAAATGGGTCATCTACAGCAGATGATATGACACTTTCAACAACCCAAGAGCCTTCCCCATTTGATGGCATGATTAAAAACCGGTCCCATACCACAACACTGTTCCCAGGGCCTCCAAACCCTCTTTCTTTTCCATCCCAAGCTTGTTCTCAGTTGGGAGTAGGAGCAAGTGGTACCAATGAATCAGAGAGAGTCAAACCAATGGAAACTTCATCAGAGTCTCACAAAGTATTCAGTCTAGCAGAGCATGCTGGTACAACCTTAATTCCAACAG TGGGTTTGCCTCAAGCACGCAAAGCATCCTTGGCTCGATTTTTAGAGAAGCGCAAGGAAAG GGTGATGCACATATCGCCATACAATGTCAGCAAGCAATCTCCAGGCTGCAGCACTCCTAGATCTGACACTGGTTCATCTCAGCCCACATCAATGAATTAG
- the LOC122298445 gene encoding protein TIFY 6B isoform X1, giving the protein MERDFLGLTSKNVSVNMEANEDSNNSAQLRRSGMQWPFSNKISAGPQFLSFRATQEDHSPRKTLHDPLASSGSMTISSADVLDTNQKPYSGVIQKNLSFDKQVENQYAMKVYPLQHHDAYSIHRSRKVRVFPVSNQQNQTSTVALGTTVLQSHQVSTGQNMVGSTIKPKPHRVTAPVSVLPSTGSVVGTTDLRNGSKFSGAPAQLTVFYAGSVSVYDDITPERALAIMLLGGNGSSTADDMTLSTTQEPSPFDGMIKNRSHTTTLFPGPPNPLSFPSQACSQLGVGASGTNESERVKPMETSSESHKVFSLAEHAGTTLIPTVGLPQARKASLARFLEKRKERVMHISPYNVSKQSPGCSTPRSDTGSSQPTSMN; this is encoded by the exons ATGGAGAGGGACTTTCTGGGTTTGACCTCCAAAAACGTTTCTGTAAACATGGAGGCCAATGAAGATTCAAATAACTCAG CACAGCTGAGACGTTCAGGGATGCAGTGGCCATTCTCAAACAAGATTTCTGCAGGACCTCAGTTCCTGTCTTTCAGGGCTACTCAAGAAGATCATAGTCCCagaaagactctgcatgatccACTGGCATCATCTGGATCTATGACTATTTCATCTGCTGATGTTTTGGACACTAACCAGAAACCATACTCTGGGGTAATCCAG aaGAATTTGAGTTTTGATAAGCAAGTGGAGAACCAGTATGCAATGAAAGTCTATCCTTTACAACACCATGATGCCTATTCAATTCATCGCTCCCGGAAAGTGAGAGTATTCCCAGTCTCCAATCAACAAAATCAAACTAGTACGGTTGCTTTGGGCACTACTGTGCTTCAATCTCACCAGGTTTCTACTGGCCAGAACATGGTTGGGTCTACCATAAAACCGAAACCTCATAGGGTCACAGCTCCTGTTTCTGTTCTTCCTTCCACAGGTTCTGTGGTTGGTACCACCGATCTCAG GAATGGTTCAAAATTCTCTGGGGCACCTGCTCAGCTGACTGTCTTTTATGCTGGTTCAGTGAGCGTTTATGATGATATTACTCCTGAAAGG GCTCTGGCCATTATGTTACTGGGTGGAAATGGGTCATCTACAGCAGATGATATGACACTTTCAACAACCCAAGAGCCTTCCCCATTTGATGGCATGATTAAAAACCGGTCCCATACCACAACACTGTTCCCAGGGCCTCCAAACCCTCTTTCTTTTCCATCCCAAGCTTGTTCTCAGTTGGGAGTAGGAGCAAGTGGTACCAATGAATCAGAGAGAGTCAAACCAATGGAAACTTCATCAGAGTCTCACAAAGTATTCAGTCTAGCAGAGCATGCTGGTACAACCTTAATTCCAACAG TGGGTTTGCCTCAAGCACGCAAAGCATCCTTGGCTCGATTTTTAGAGAAGCGCAAGGAAAG GGTGATGCACATATCGCCATACAATGTCAGCAAGCAATCTCCAGGCTGCAGCACTCCTAGATCTGACACTGGTTCATCTCAGCCCACATCAATGAATTAG